The genomic interval GCCCCCCAGCGCACACGACCCTCTCCGCGCCCGATCCCACGGGGCGCAGCGCGCTCGACGATCTCGTCCGGCGCACCATCGAGGGAAAGGTCCCCACGCTCTCGGGGCTCGCGACCGAGCTTTCGGCTCTTCTCGAAGCGGCCTCGGTATGACCATGTCGCACCTCTTGCGACCTTGGCTCGAATCCGCGAAGGTCGCGGCGTGACCCTCCGCGCTTCGAAGGCTCGACTCCACCGTTTCCATGGGCTCGTGGCGCTCGTGGCGCTCGTCGCCGGATGCGGTCGGTGCCGAGGGGATCGCCCGTACGTGCCCTACGGCATCGACGGGGGCGAGCCCGATGCCGCGACGGCGAGCGTGTCGCCTTCGGCGGTACCCTCGGTTTTCGCCGACGCGTCGCCCGGAGACGCTCCTCCGAAAATGGCCACGACCTGGGAGCACGGAGGTCGCGCTCTTCGTGCGCCGGACGGGACGTACTTCGAGCAGGGGCTGTTCGGCGACGTCGACGGTGACTCCGCCGAGGACGCGCTCGTCGTGGTGAGGAGCTTCGCCGAGCCCGCGAAGCTGTCCGCGTACCTCTACGGCACGGCACGTCCAGGGCCCGTCGAGCTCGTGACGTCCACGTTGAAGGCGAGCCCACGCGCGGAGGCTGCGCACGATCTCCGCAGGCTCGGCAAAGCCTCGTTCGCCGTGACCCTCGGGCTCCGCGCGGCGGACGCGACGCAAGGGGCGCGTCACGTCGCGCTCGTCGAGCTCGTCGACGGGAAGGGAGGGGCGAGCCCCAAGGTGAGGCTCGAGCTCGACGTCGCCGATCCGCCCGAGCGCCCACCGCTCGGTGTCGGGCTCTCCGTACCCGACGTCGACGGCGATGGAGTCGCCGATGTCGCCGTGGCGTTCGAGCAGGGGGAACGCGCAGCCGCACGCTTCACCTTCCTCGACCGCCCCGCGGGGCTCGCGCGTGATCCCGAGGAGCCGAGGAAGTCGCTCGGCGCGCTCGCGTCCCGAGCGCTCGCCCGCGCGCGTCGCCGAGAGCCGGCCGACGACGTGCTCGTCGAGGTCGAGGCGGTCACGGCTCTCGTCCGCGCGATTTGCCCCGATCTGCCCGGCGCGCGGGTCGCTGATTTTCGCCCCGTCGCGGGGCCACGCTGCGCCGCCGACGACGCCCTCGGAGATCTCGCCGTGGCCGAGACCCTCGCGCAGGCCTCGGCGGGCCGCGCCTTCCACGCGCTCCGCGCACGCGGCCGACTCGGCGGCCCCTTCGTCCGCCGCACGAACGAGCGAGACGTCGAGGCCCGCAAGGCCGTCGAGTCCGTGGTGGAGCTCGTCGCTCCCCGCGACGTGAAGGTCCTCGGCCCATCGCCGCTCGCACCGAAGCGGCACGTTCCCGCGTTCTCCCCGCTCTCGTTTCGTCGCGCCGATGCCCTGTCGATCGTGACGGGCGAGGGCATCGTCGAGGTCGATCTCTCCACACGCGAAGAGACCCGCAGCCCCGATCCTCCATGGCCCTCCGCGGTGGTCGCGAAGGGGGGCGCGCGCCTGGTCGAGGTGTACGACGCGTGCCGAGGCGGTCCGCTCCGCGCGACCTTCGCCCCCGCTCCCAACGACCCCGCAGGAGACGCACACGACGTCGTCCTCCCGGTCGCGCCCGACCTCGGGCCGACCTGTACGACCTCTCGCGGACAGCCGGTCGCGGCCACACCCATCGCCGTCGGTCCAGCCGGCGTGGAGCTCTTCGTCGCCGGTGTTCCGATCCTCGTTCGCGCCGACCTCACGTCGGCCGAGCTGCTCCCGCGCCCGGGCGGCTCGGGTGGCGCCCTCGGCGGCGCGGGCGGGGCTACCGGCAGCGTCGTCGCCCTGGGGACGCCGTTCGGTGTGGCTCTTCAAGTGTCCGGAAAGGTTAAGCTTTTGTCGAGCCCGTCGCTCACGGGGGACGTCTGGGGTTGCACGCCGAGCCCCGACGGCGCTCGCGTCGCGTGTTTGGTCGGAGGGAAGGCCGTGGTCGCCACGCTCCCGTAGCGCGGGTCCCTTTCGCACCGCCTCCGACCTCGCGTCACGGCCCTACGGAGAGCTCGGTCGACACCTCCACGGACGAGGCACGACACCCGTCCCCGTCGGAGCACGTGACCGCGCGAACGCGCAGGACGAGGGGGCCCTTGCCGTTGATCCGAGCCACGAGCGCGAGCGCGAAGCGGTACCCCGTGGCGTCACGGGCGGTCGCCTCCCCTGGGCCCACCCGTCCTCGGAGGGCCGACGAGAACGAGGGCGCGCGCACCACCGAGACGTCGGCCCATACGAGCTTCTGGCGATCGGTGGGCCTCACGTCGACGCCGCAGCGTACGCGTCCGGGCTCCGTGGCCTTGTCGCACTGGACCTGAGCGACCACGGACGGCGCTTCGGGGCTCGACGCCCACGCTGGCCGTTCGCGCACCGCGAAGACGAACGCGAGCCCCGCACCGACGCCCGAGGCGACGGCCCACCGCGCCGCCGTGGTTCGTGCTAGTCGGAGTGCCATGGGTCGGATCCTATGCGCCCTCGGGCTCCTTGTCCTCTTCGTCCCTCCGCTCGCGGGCTGCGACGACCAAAAAAAACAACCGGCCCCGTCGAGCTCGGCTGCCGCATCGGCGCCCGTGAGCGCGGCGTCGTCGCCGTCGTCGCCCGCATCGGCGATCGTCGACGCTTCGCCCCCCAAGGCCGACGCCCAAGCCGCTCCCATGCCCGAGCGCCCGGTCCCCAAGACGAGCCCGACCGTGGGCGCAGGCATGCCGCAAGAGGTCCAAATGAAGGCGATCGCCTACATGGCCGCCATGCGCGCACCCCACCCCGACGACGCGCCGGTCGACGACCCCTTCGTGAAAGATCTCCAGCGAAAGCTCGGACCCATCGTGCTCTCGATGGACTCGGGACCGGAGAAGGGCCGCTTGAACCGCGTCGAGCTCGTCGGCGCGGGCCGCCAGATCGATCTCCTGATGTCTGCAGGGTGCTCCGCCGAGACGCCGACCCGCGCCGTCGTGCAGCGCGCCGGTGTCGCCCACGCGCAGCTCCTGTCGCACGGGGTCTTGGTCGTGCGCTGCAACGACAGCCACGCTCAGTGTTTGCAGAGTACACGTGACCCGAGCGACGTGCTCTGCACGACCGCCCCCCGCCACAAGTAGGCCATGGCAGGTTTCCTCGCGGCGGTACGGGCGGCGAGCCTCCCGGGCACCTGGTCGACCGGCGTGCGCCTCGTGCGCGAGGGGGCGGTGACCTTCGGCGCGCGCTCGCCCACCGAGGCTACGGCGCGTGTGCGCGCCAAGGAGCGGCCGGTCGCACCCACGGTGACGCTCTACCTCGAGGAGAACGAGTGGTCCTGCGACTGCGACGCGAAGGTCGATCCGTGTGCACACGTCGCGGCGGCCGCGATCGCCCTCGAGCAAGGGGGCGCGGTCGAGGCGGTCGCGCAGGTGCCCGAAGACGTCGCCGCAGCACCGCCGAAGGCGTCGACCACCCACGTCGGGTACAGGTTCGCGCGACGCGACGCGACGCTCCTGTTCGGCCGCGTCCTCGTCGGGAGCGGCGGTGGCGAGAGCCGGCTCGAGGGGACCTTGGCGTCGCGCGTCCTCACGGATAGGTCGCTCCTCGCCACCCACGACGACATGGCCATCGATCGGATGGCGCAGGGCTTTCCGCGCGGGATCGTGCCGCTCGCGAAGCTCGACAAGCTGCTCGAGCTCCTCGAATCGTCGAGCGACGTCCGCCTCGACGCGTCCCCCGTGCGTACGAGCGGCGAGCCCGTGCTGCCTCGCGTCGTCGTCACGGACGGCAAGGACGGAGGCGTCACGGTTCGTGTCGAGCGCCCGAGGGGCGTCGACGAGGTCGTAGCCTTCGGTGTCGTGCGCACGGGTGACCGGCTCCGGCCGATCGGCGAGCGCGAGCTGTCCGGCGAGCGACTCGAGAAGCTCCCGAGCGTTCGCGCCTTCTCGGCCCACGAGCTCGGGACGCTTGCCGCCGAGGTGCTCCCCGCGCTGGAAGGGCGGATCGACGTCGTCGTGCGCACGAAGCGCGTCCCGGGGAGGAGCGCGTCCCGGACGCGTCCACGGCTCGCGTTCGAGCTCTCGCAAGGGTTCTTCTCGCTCTCCGTGCTCCCCACCATCGTCTACGGGGATCCCCCCGTCGCGCGTGTCGATGGCGAGACCCTCGTGCACTTGGGAGGGGACGTGCCCGTGCGAGACGTCGCTCGTGAAAAGAAGCTCGCGGCGGACCTCCGCGAGAAGCTCTCACTCGTCGTCGGACGTCGCGTCGACTTCGAGGGGCGCGAGTCGCTCGCGTTCGCCGCGCGCCTCAAGGCCTTCTCGAGCGGCGTGGACGATCCCGAGGGGCTCCTCGGCAAGTCGGTGCTCGTGCCCAAGGTCGTCGTCTCGGGAGACAAGGTGCACGTCGCGTTCGAGACCGACGACGAGCGCGAGGGCGGCGAGTCCGGGCATCGCGAGGCCGACGTCGGCGCGGTGCTGCGGGCCCACGCGGACGGCTTCTCCATGGTCCCGCTCGTGGGCGGTGGGTTCGCCGAGCTCCCGTCGGGGTGGCTCTCCAAACATGGCAGCCTCCTCGCCGATATCCTCGCCGCTCGCAGGGACGACGGCACCGTCGCCAAGATCGGGGTCCCGGCGCTCGCGAGGCTCTGCGAGAGCCTCGACTATCCGCCGCCTCCGGGGCTCGAGGCCCTGCGGCCACTCGTCGAGGGGTTCTCGTCGCTGCCGCCCCCCGACCTGCCCGACGACCTCACCGCCGAGCTTCGGCCCTACCAACTCGAAGGGGTCGCGTGGCTCGGCTTCCTTCAAAAGGCGGGGCTCGGCGGGATCCTCGCCGACGACATGGGCCTCGGCAAGACGCTCCAGACGCTGGCCGCGGTCCGAGGAAGAACGCTTGTTGTATGCCCAACGAGCGTTCTCTTTAATTGGTCGGCAGAAATCGGGAAGTTTCGGCCCGGTCTCCGGGTGGGGACCTACCACGGCCCGAAGCGCGCGCTCGACCCGCGCGCCGACGTCACGCTCACCTCGTACGGGACGCTCCGCTCCGACCTCGCGGCGCTCTCCGAGGTCGCCTGGGACGCCGTCGTGCTCGACGAGGCGCAGGCCATCAAGAACCCCGACAGCCAGACGGCGAGGGCGGCCTATGCGGTGCCGTCGGCCTTTCGTCTCGCGCTCTCGGGCACCCCGGTCGAAAATCGCCTGGAGGAGCTCTACAGCCTCTCCCACTTCGCGAACCCTGGTCTGCTCGGCGGCCTCGCCGACTTCCGCACACGCTTCGCGGAGCCCGTCGCCACCGGGGACGCTACGGCGACCGCGAAGCTTCGAGAGCGCATTCGCCCGTTCTTCCTTCGGCGCAAGAAGTCGGACGTCGCCCGCGACCTTCCGCCCCGGACCGACGACGTGCACTACGTCGAGCTCGACGAGACCGAGCGTGCGACCTACGACGCCGTGCGCGCGGCCACACGCAAGGACCTGGTCGAGCGGATGGGCGCGGGCCTCAGCGTGATGGAGGCCCTCGAGGCGCTCCTTCGGCTGCGTCAGGCCGCGTGCCATGCGGCGCTCCTCCCCGGGCGGACCGCGGCCTCGTCGTCCAAGGTCGATCGCTTGGTGGCCGAGCTCGGGACGCTCGCCGCGTCGCGCAACCGCGCCCTCGTGTTCTCGCAGTGGACGAGCCTGCTCGATCTCGTCGAGCCTCGTCTCCGCGAGGAGGGCATCTCCTTCACGCGCCTCGACGGCGGAACGAAGGACCGTGAGGCGGTCGTGCGCGCCTTCCAGGCCGAGGACGGGCCCGACGTCCTGCTCCTGTCCCTCAAGGCCGGAGGCGTGGGGTTGAACCTCACGGCGGCCGATCACGTGTTCCTCGTCGACCCGTGGTGGAACCCTGCGGTCGAGGAGCAGGCGGCCGATCGCGCGCACCGCATCGGCCAAGACAAACCCGTCTTCGTGCACAGGCTCGTCGTCCGAGACACCGTCGAAGAGCGCATGCTCGAGCTCAAAGAGAAGAAGCGCGCGCTCGCGGAGGCCGCGGTCGGCGACGGGGGTGCCGCCGTGGGCCTCACACGCGACGACCTGCTCGCGCTCCTCGCGTGAGCGGCCGCGCGCAGGAGCTCGCCGGGAGGCAAAGCTCGCGGGACGATGACCGTAGCCCTTCGCCCTCCCGCGGGGGTGCACTAGGGTGACGGCCATGAGCAGAAGCTTCGGTTCCGTCCCCACGCTCCTCGGGCTCGTCGTCGCCTCCGGGCTCCTTGCCTGCAAGAACCCGCCACCTCCCGCTCCGGTGGTCGTCGAAGAGGCGTCGGCGCCTGCGCCGTCCACGCCGAAGCCGGTCGATCTCGCCTCGTGTGCCGGGTGCGCCCTGTCGCCCACGCCGAGCTGGTCGTTCGAGGGCGTGTACTCCGACCCGGCGTGCACGTCGCCGCTCGCGCAGATCACGATCACGGCGTGCGCCCAGGTCCCCGCGTTCGGGTCGGCGTCGCTCACGTACGTCGACGAGGTCGGGAAACGTAAGGCGAACGAGACCGTCACGGCGACCCTCGCGGAGGCTCCCGCCTCGGCGCAGCGGTATCGGCTCGCCGGGAAAGTGTGCGTGCGCGCGAACGAGGCCGCGGTCGACGTGACGCCCGGCGCCTGCGCTGCGCACAAGGTGTGCCGCGACACGAACGGCGCGCTCTCGTGCGCCGAGGCCTCGTGCCGCACGCTCGCGAACGGCTGCCCCGACTACGAGGAGACGCGCCTCTACGCGACGATCGACGACCCCGGCGTGAAGGGCGCGACCTCGGGGACGGGCGTGTCGGGCAACGTCGCCCGGCTCCTCCAGTGCTGCAACGTCCTCAACTCCGAGGCGACGCGGCTCGGGCTCTCTCCCGAGGCCGGCCTCCTCCGAAACGCCGCCGCGCAGTGCTCGGCGCTCGCGAAGCAGGTCGGTCCGAGCGGTACCGCGCCCGAGGCCGGGCTCATCCGGGGCCTCCTCGCGGGCCGGAACGTCCCCGCGGCCTGCGCGGGGTTCTAAGCCGGAAACCCGAACACCCGAGCCTCAGGCGACGAGCGTCTGGTACGCTGACGTGATCTCGTGGAGCCTGCGCGAGAGCTCGCGGCGCTCCTCGGCGCTCGCTCGTGGGTGGAGGTCGGGATGGGTCGTCCGGACGAGGTCGCGGTAGGCGCGCTTGACCTCGTCCTTCGTCGCGTAGGACGACAGCCCGAGCGTCCTACGGGCGGCCCTCTGCTCGGCGCTCTCGGTCGCCCGAGCGGCCGGCGCGATGGGGCTCTTCTCGAGCCTGTCACGCAGCCTCCGTCGGCCGTGCAGGAAGACCTCCGGGAGGAGGGCGGGGCGGAGCGCCTCGCGGGGCGTGCGAATGGCCACGCGGAACCGTAGCTCGGCGTCCGGCACGTTCTCGAGCGCGGTCAGCCTGTGGCGGAGCTGGGTGCGCACGGCTCGACCGACGACCTCCGGCGACAGGCGAAACTCGGTCACCAGCACCTCGCCGTGCAGTCGGTTCTGCGCGAGCGCGCGGAGCAGGGACCTTCGCAGGGTCGCCTCGTCGAGCGAGTCCTCTTGCCGCAGCACGTCCGCGAGGGAAGGGGACGACCGGTCGAGCTCGACGGCCGACACGAGCCCTGCGGCCACGTGCACCCGGTGGATGCGGCCCGTACGTTCTACGATTTCGAGGGCGCCGCTCGCACGCTCACGATGGAGCGCCCCAAGCACGTCACCGAGCGTCGTCGCGGAGAGCCGACCGGGAAGCTGCATGCCCGAGCGGTACCCGAAGGCGGCGCACCGGGCCAAGTTCGCGACCCCGGCCTAGTGAAGAATCTCTAGTGATTTTAGGTAGATACGCCCCTCCGCGGCGTACCGCGAGTCGGGGAAGCGGCGGAGCATGGTGCGCCAGGTGTTCTTGGCGTCGTTCCAGGCCTCGAGGTCCGTCTGGGACATCGCGAGGAAGTAGAGCGCGTCGTCGCACACCTCGCGGTCGACCGTGTTGTCGGCGAGCTGCGTGAGGATCGGGATGGCGTCCTTGTGGCGCCCGAGGCCACGGTACGACTGCGCGAGCCCGAGCTTCACCGACGGCGTGATGGACGAGTCGTCCTTGAGGCGGAGCGACTCCTCGAAGAGGCTCGCGGCCTCTTGCCAGCGCTTGGCCCGCAGCTTCTCCATCGCCTGGCCGTACACCTGGGCCGAGAGCTCGTTCTTCGCGCGATCGGCCGCATCCGTGAACATGGCGAGCTCGGCGCGGCTCAGGGGCTCCTTCTTGATGGACTCGAACGCCTCGACGAGCTCGGAGCGCTTGTTCTGCCGCACGAGCTCGTAATACTGGGCCGCCTTGGCCTCGGCGCGCAGGCGATCCTCCTCGCGCTTCTGGGCGTCGCGGACCTCCTTGCGGAGGCGGTCGTTCTCCTGGCCTCGGGTGTCGGTCTCGGCGCGCACCTGGTCGACGCGGGCGTCCCACGCGAGCTTCAGCGCGGCGAAAACCACGAAGACGAACACGACGTACGCCGTCGCGCTGTTCCACGAGAGCTTCCGCTCGTAGCTCTGTTGGCGCT from Myxococcales bacterium carries:
- a CDS encoding DEAD/DEAH box helicase gives rise to the protein MAGFLAAVRAASLPGTWSTGVRLVREGAVTFGARSPTEATARVRAKERPVAPTVTLYLEENEWSCDCDAKVDPCAHVAAAAIALEQGGAVEAVAQVPEDVAAAPPKASTTHVGYRFARRDATLLFGRVLVGSGGGESRLEGTLASRVLTDRSLLATHDDMAIDRMAQGFPRGIVPLAKLDKLLELLESSSDVRLDASPVRTSGEPVLPRVVVTDGKDGGVTVRVERPRGVDEVVAFGVVRTGDRLRPIGERELSGERLEKLPSVRAFSAHELGTLAAEVLPALEGRIDVVVRTKRVPGRSASRTRPRLAFELSQGFFSLSVLPTIVYGDPPVARVDGETLVHLGGDVPVRDVAREKKLAADLREKLSLVVGRRVDFEGRESLAFAARLKAFSSGVDDPEGLLGKSVLVPKVVVSGDKVHVAFETDDEREGGESGHREADVGAVLRAHADGFSMVPLVGGGFAELPSGWLSKHGSLLADILAARRDDGTVAKIGVPALARLCESLDYPPPPGLEALRPLVEGFSSLPPPDLPDDLTAELRPYQLEGVAWLGFLQKAGLGGILADDMGLGKTLQTLAAVRGRTLVVCPTSVLFNWSAEIGKFRPGLRVGTYHGPKRALDPRADVTLTSYGTLRSDLAALSEVAWDAVVLDEAQAIKNPDSQTARAAYAVPSAFRLALSGTPVENRLEELYSLSHFANPGLLGGLADFRTRFAEPVATGDATATAKLRERIRPFFLRRKKSDVARDLPPRTDDVHYVELDETERATYDAVRAATRKDLVERMGAGLSVMEALEALLRLRQAACHAALLPGRTAASSSKVDRLVAELGTLAASRNRALVFSQWTSLLDLVEPRLREEGISFTRLDGGTKDREAVVRAFQAEDGPDVLLLSLKAGGVGLNLTAADHVFLVDPWWNPAVEEQAADRAHRIGQDKPVFVHRLVVRDTVEERMLELKEKKRALAEAAVGDGGAAVGLTRDDLLALLA
- a CDS encoding DnaJ domain-containing protein; amino-acid sequence: MQLPGRLSATTLGDVLGALHRERASGALEIVERTGRIHRVHVAAGLVSAVELDRSSPSLADVLRQEDSLDEATLRRSLLRALAQNRLHGEVLVTEFRLSPEVVGRAVRTQLRHRLTALENVPDAELRFRVAIRTPREALRPALLPEVFLHGRRRLRDRLEKSPIAPAARATESAEQRAARRTLGLSSYATKDEVKRAYRDLVRTTHPDLHPRASAEERRELSRRLHEITSAYQTLVA
- a CDS encoding tetratricopeptide repeat protein, coding for MHETDEELREIKREIIESRGLVIKTNNLTNALSADIKSIAKRQQSYERKLSWNSATAYVVFVFVVFAALKLAWDARVDQVRAETDTRGQENDRLRKEVRDAQKREEDRLRAEAKAAQYYELVRQNKRSELVEAFESIKKEPLSRAELAMFTDAADRAKNELSAQVYGQAMEKLRAKRWQEAASLFEESLRLKDDSSITPSVKLGLAQSYRGLGRHKDAIPILTQLADNTVDREVCDDALYFLAMSQTDLEAWNDAKNTWRTMLRRFPDSRYAAEGRIYLKSLEILH